A stretch of the Medicago truncatula cultivar Jemalong A17 chromosome 5, MtrunA17r5.0-ANR, whole genome shotgun sequence genome encodes the following:
- the LOC11426299 gene encoding uncharacterized protein yields the protein MSSAMLKGSRHGGKIPKSGLQTRAGADSSFDLLSDAAPGKESWRFIVRVVRLWEAPAFLHPEQVNSVEMVLVDEKGVRIHATIRKQLLYLFHNKLVEGVVYKLP from the exons aTGTCATCTGCAATGTTGAAAGGTTCTAGGCATGGTGGTAAAATACCTAAGTCTGGTCTGCAGACCCGTGCTGGTGCTGATAGCAGTTTTGATCTGTTATCTGATGCTGCTCCTGGAAAGGAGTCTTGGAGATTCATTGTTCGTGTGGTGCGTCTGTGGGAGGCTCCTGCGTTTCTTCATCCTGAACAGGTGAATTCGGTTGAGATGGTGTTGGTTGATGAGAAG GGTGTTAGGATTCACGCTACTATTCGTAAGCAGCTGTTGTACCTCTTCCATAATAAGTTGGTCGAGGGTGTGGTGTACAAGCTTCCTTAA